The following is a genomic window from Prevotella nigrescens.
TGTGCTCGATGATTATTATGAACACGAATTTACCGTAGGTGTTAGATTGACCAAAATACCTAAGAATGTTGTTTTGACAAGTGAAATGGACTCTGTTGTCCGGGTTGTTGTACGCGACAAGGGGTATGTCATAGCCAGTTATATGTTTTACGGTGCCTTTCGACCATTGTCTTTCGATTTTGAAGCTTGTAGTCGGTCAGACAATTCGGGCGAGATTTCTGTTACCGATATACAACGATTGCTCTCTCAGCAGATGTATTCTAGCACGAAGGTAGTAAGCGTAAAGATGAATAATCTTACTTTTACTTACAATCATGGAAGACATAAGAAAGTACCTGTACGATTTCATGGGGTGGCAACTCCTGCAGAAGGCTATTATCTTGCTCGAATCCAGGTCGTACCAGAGAGTGTTACTGTCTATGCCACAAAACAAAAGTTAGATAGCATTAAATATGTGTCTACCGAACCATTAACGATATCTAACTTTGCTGAACCGAAAGCACAACAAGTTAGGATTGCGAAGATTAAAAATGTAAAGCCATTGCCTAATCATGTGAAGGTGCAGCTTTTCCCAGACATTCTTACTGAAGAATATGTAGAAGTGCCTATCCATGCCATTAATGTTCCAGCTGATAAAACTATGCGAATATTTCCAGGTAAAGTGAAAATAAGATTTGCCGTGGGAGCACAACGGCTGCGAACAATGCCTATAAACATTGAAACAAGGGAATTGTTACCCGAAGGCTTTAAGCTTATAGTAGATTATAAAGAGGTTGCCGACCGTAGGGCAGATAAATGCCATGTGTATCTTCAAGCTGCACCAAATGGAATACGCAATGCCCGTCCCATTGTAAATGTTGTAGACTATCTTATTGAACAAAAATGAAAGTTGCAATAACAGGCGGTATTGGTAGCGGAAAATCGTTTGTTTGCGAACGATTGCATAAGTTCGGCATTGCTGTTTATGATTGCGATGAGGCTGCAAAACGATTAATACGTACTTCAAATGATATCCAGGAAAGACTTTCTGATTTGGTAGGAGCAAAGGTTTTTGTTGGAGGAAAGCTGCAAAAAGCTGTGTTAGCATCTTTTCTTCTGCATGATAAGGCAAATGCACAAGCCGTTAACGATATTGTCCACCCAGCTGTCGCTGCCGATTTTGAACATTCAGGCTACGACTTTATTGAAAGTGCCATACTCTTTGATAGTGGTTTTATAAACCGTGTATCTATAGATAAGGTAATATGTGTAACGGCACCAATAGAGGTTAGAGTGCAACGCATTGTATATCGCGACCAGATAACGCCAGCAAAGGCTCAAGAGTGGATAAATCGTCAGTTGCCACAAAGTGAGATGTTGAAACTTAGTAATTATGAGATAGTAAACGATGGACAGCGCAACTTAGACTCACAAATACAAGCAATTATAGATGATATGGCGAAATTGAGTAAGTAATATATTTAATAAAAACATAATGAAACAAACAATTCTTTCGATTGCGGGCAAACCAGGACTCTACAAATTGGTGAGCCATGCAAAAATGAACTTAATAGTTGAGACTATTGATGAAAAGAAAAAGCGTATTCCAACTTTTGCAACCGACCGAGTAACGAGCCTTTCTGATATTTCAATGTTTACTGAAGGCGACGATGTTCCTTTGTACGAAGTATTAGTAAAAGTACGTGAAAAGGAGGGAGGAAAAGTTTCTTCGCTCGATTGGCGTAAGGCATCTGCTGAGCAACTGCAGAACTATTTTGCAGAAATTCTTCCCGATTACGACCGCGACCGTGTGCATAACAGTGATATTAAAAAGCTATTGCAATGGTATGATATTCTAATAAAGGGTGGTATTTCAAACTTCGAAGAAATTCTGAAGTCCGATAATGGAGACGGTACCAACGAATCCCAAGGTGACGAAAAGAAGGAAGGTTAAGAATATTTCTTCAACAGAGTTATAACAACGTTGTCTCTGCACTTTTCGCACAGAGACGACGTTGTTTTTTGTGATAAATCTAACATTTTGAATAATTTAGTGTAACTTTGTACTATTAAACTTAAACACATAATTATTATGGCATCAAAAACAGATAAAGTTCTATTTGGTTTAGTTATGTTGTTGCTTAGTAGTTGCAGCGTTTTCCGTGGGCTCACACTCGATGGTCCTTCTGGTCCGGATATATACGAATATCAGAAGTTGGAACGAGACACTATTTTCAAAGGAGACAATCCGTTTCATTTTCCACTTGCTGCATCGCATCGTTGCATAGATAGAAGTATGCATATAACTTACAAAAAGGCAGGAAATATAGGGAAGGCACGAATAGACTCTCTTGTTGAACAATGGTTTGGAAAAGATGGGCAATTGCTTATTATTCATAACGACAGTGTTGTTTACGACCAATGGACAGAGCCTTTTTATCCAGGAAAGAATGCTACCATTTTCTCTGTTTCCAAATCATTGACGGGTCTTCTTTGTGGTATTGCCGTAGACGAAGGTTATATCAAGAGCGTAGACGACCCTGTAACCGATTATATTCCAGGATTGGCGAAATACAATGCGACATTCAAAAAGTTACGGATTGTCCACCTGCTGAATATGCAGGCTGGTTTCGATTTTTACGAGGACTATGAATTGACTCTAAAAGGTTTGTTTAAAATATTCAAGATAACTCAACTGCAATATGGGCACGACTTCACCCGACTTTTCCGACACATAAAGTTTAAAAATCAACCTGGGGAGAAGTATGAATATAACAGTCTGACAACAGCCTTGCTCTCTTGGATTATTGAACGAGCTACGGGTAAAACCTATGCGGACTATATGAGTGAGAAGGTATGGAAACCATTAGGTATGGAACGCGATGCATGGATTACAATAGACAGCCGTAAGCATCATCACACACAAGGCTTTGGAGGTATTGCTACAAATGTATATGACCTTGCAAAAATAGGAAGATTATATTTGAATGGTGGTACGTGGGATGGGAAGCAGATTGTCAGCAAGGAGTGGATAGACAAGAGCTTAGAAAAGACTACCGAGAATAAAGGTTATCATTATTGCTGGTACCATCAGTATCACGATAACGATGCCGATAACTCTTCTTTCTATGCGTTTGGTGTCGGACACCAATTCATTTATATTAATCAGAAGAAGAATGTGATTATTGCCCGAATAGGAAACAACTACAATTGGATGGGTTGGGAAATGACATTCTTTGACTCCTTGTGCGATAAATTGTTCTGAAGCAATAGAATATACTAAGTTAAAGTCCACGAGCTTTGAAAATTTGCTCTTTGGCATTGTTTAATTCTTGGAACTTCTTTTCGGCAGCTTTGCGAACATCTTCGCCCAAGGTGCTAACGCGGTCGGGGTGGTGCTTTAATGCCATTTTGCGGTAAGCAGCTTTCACTTCATCGTCGGTTGCATTGGGTGATATGCCGAGTACTTTGTAGGCTTCGTCGAGTCCCATTTGCTGGTTAGGCGCTGCTTTCATATTCAGCATAGAGTCTACGTCTTGTGCTGAAAGTCCAAGATAAGTTGCCACTTCTTTAAGGGCAGACACTTCTTCAGGACTTACGGTGCCATCTACCTTGGCTATTATAATAAGGTAGTCGAGCAGTTGCAGTCGCTGACCAGTATTCATGTGGAATTTCATTTCAATACAACTCTTGCGTATCGTTTCTTTGAACGTTATGGAACCTTGTTGCTTTTGCATTTCGAAGAGCTTCAGCAAGATGTCTTCACCCTGCCGGACGGCTTGTTCGCCAAAGTTGTTGCGTAGGAAGTTTCTTACAAATTCCATTTCAGAATGCATGATTCTTCCGTCGGCTTTTATAATATACGACGAGAGTACGAGCATTGAGAAAAGGAACGAGTTACGGTCTTCTTCGAATGGACGATGATTGAATTGAGTGCCGGAGTAATCGTTTCGGAATGTACCGTTGTCTCCGTTGAACCCGTTTCCTTCGTCTGATGCGTTGAATGCATCACCCAACAAACTTCCAATGCAGTATCCTGCAATTGCGCCTAACACGTTACCACCGGACAATATCCAGCCGAGTGCACCGCCAATCCATTTTCCTAATGCCATAATTCTGTGCTGTTGATTTGCTTTTATGTATGTGCTAAAAGCGTGCCAACTTGCTAAAATCCTATTGTGTTCTTAATTTCTATGTACTTTTTGAATAGCCATAGATGACTATCGTAGATTACGTTGGTAAGTACAGACAGCAGATACAAGCCAACGAATACAAGTATGATAAAGACGAAGCTGCCAACAAAGAATATCCACAAATCGCCGTCTTTGTATTTCTCTTGGAATGCTTTTAGTTTCGACGATGACCTGGCTATATATTCAGAAGTAGCAGCTGTGGTACTTGCAGCCAATGCTGTCATTTGGTGCGACTGATTGTTTAGTCTGTTCTTTGCCGCCTGAAGCATTTCGGCTGTTGCCATTTTAAGGAATTTCGCCTTTGCTGTTGGTTGTGTCTCTGCTGCTTTTGCGGTAACCGTTCGTGCTTCTGTGATGGGGACAACTGCTCTGGCTCGTGTCCGGAAAGGTTTACCATCGCCCAATTGGCAGTTCAACACACTGCCGCAATAGGGGCATCGCACTTTCTGCAAGCCTTGGCGTTCTGTGCTTGCTTTAAAAACATCGCCACATTTGTTACACCTTATCTTATATTCCATGATGCCGCAAAATTATAAAAAAACTTTTATTTAAGAAAGAAAGCAGGCAATAAGGTTACAATCTTGTGCACCGACAGTTTCAAAACTTTGCTCTACTGCGGAATATTCAGACATAAAATAGCTGTATATAATTGTTTTATTCTAAGTAAATAAGTACCTTTGCACCGTTAAATTACAATTTATGGACTGGTTAATTAAATTATTTACTACTGACGATAGTGTAGCCCATGTTGTGTTACTCTATTCTTTGGTTATTTCGTTAGGTGTTTATCTTGGTAAAATAAAGATAGGCGGTATCTCTCTCGGTGTAACCTTTATTCTTTTCGTTGGCATTCTGGCGGGTCATGTTGGCTTTACAGGACCAACGGGAACGCTGAACTTCTTGCAAGACTTCGGTCTTATTCTGTTCGTATTCATGATAGGTCTGCAGGTAGGACCGGGCTTTTTCGAGAGTTTCGGCAAAGGCGGACTGAAGCTGAACATGCTTGCCTGCCTTGCCATTCTGCTGAACATTGTGGTGATGTTTGCCTGTTACTACGTCTTCTTCGACACTGCCGACCACAAGAACTTGCCCATGATGGTGGGCACGATGTATGGTGCCGTAACAAACACACCTGGTCTTGGTGCAGCTAAAGAAGCTTTGCACAGCGTGTTCCCTGACGGAATGAACTTCGATATAGCTTCAGGCTATGCTTGTGCCTACCCTTTGGGCGTTATCGGCATCATCGGAGCAACATTGGCGATACGCTTTATCTGCAAGGTAGATATTGATAAGGAGAACGCCATATTGACCGAAGCTGAGGCAGAAAACCCGAATGCCAAGCCACACATTATGTATCTCCGCATTGAGAACTCATACATTGGCGGTCGCACTTTGCAGGAGATTACCGACTTCCTGAACCGCGATGTTGTCTGTACGCGCTTGATGCACGACGGTGTGGTGTCGCTTCCTTCAAAAGACACCGTGCTGCACCTTAACGACGAGGTGCTCATAGTGTGTGCAGAGGCTGATGCTGAAGCTGTTTCTGCATTCATTGGTCCTCAGATAGAGGTGGACTGGCACGAGGAAGACCAACCGCAGCAGATGGTGAGCCGCCGTATTGTCGTTACGAACAGTTCTATGAACGGCAAGGTACTGAGCAAGTTGCACTTCCGTTCTGTATATGGCGTGAATGTTACGCGCATCAGCCGCCAGGGCATGGACCTGTTCGCGAGCAACAACTATCGCTTCCAGGTGGGCGACAGAATTATGGTTGTAGGTTTCGAAGAGAATGTGCAGCGTGTTGCAGAACTGATGGGTAACTCCGAGAAACGACTGAATGCACCGAACATAGCCACCATTTTCGTTGGCATCGTGGTAGGTATTCTGTTCGGAAGTCTGCCCTTTGCAGTTCCTGGAATGCCCGTTCCATTGAAGTTAGGTTTGGCAGGTGGTCCGTTAATCATTGCCATTCTTCTTGGTCGCTTTGGCCATCGCATGAGGCTTGTAACCTACACCACCACATCTGCCAACATGATGCTGCGCGAAATAGGTCTGGCACTGTTCCTCGCATCGGTCGGAATTAAAGCCGGAGCCGGGTTCTGGGATACCGTTGTGCAGGGCGATGGCTTGAAATATGTGTACACGGGCTTCTTGATAACCATCATTCCTATTCTTATTGTCGGAACCCTTGCCCGCATGAAGTATAAGCTCAACTATTTCATCATCATGGGTGCAATATCAGGCGCCTACACCGATCCTCCTGCATTGGCATACGCCAACTCTGTCTGTGCGGTTGAAGCCCCTGCTCTGGGATACTCTACGGTTTATCCGCTGAGCATGTTCCTCCGAATACTTGCAGCACAGCTTATTATACTTTTCTGCTGCGGAGCTTAGCCAGATGCTTTCGTTAAGCCTGCTGGCAATGCCGGAATGGTTTGAGTATTGCTGCGGCACGATGGGACAAGTTTCGGGAAAACGATAGAGAAACTAATTTTTTTCATTTTTATATTGATTATCAGGGTATGCTGGACAAATGTCTGGCATGCCCTTTCTTTTTGTAGATTTCATATCCTTCTTCCGCTTTACAGTATTCGTATTCAGTATTCTGCCATCAGTTGTCCGCAATTGGTTCATGACTTCGTGCCGAAACAGACCACACAAATTTGGAAAAGCTTATAAGCTATTTATAAAAAGCTTTAAGAGCTTTCTTAAATAAATCATGCCTGAAACGGCGACAAGTCCATGCAGTTCGCTCTGTTTGTCTGGCACAATGCGTCAATGCGCAGGGAGCAATGCGTTTGCATGCCATTATAAAACCGTTGGGAAGGCATGCCTTATGGGCAACTTATAGCACGTGTCTGCATGCCTTTCTGCCATTGTTCTTGCCGATTGGTTCTTAGCCAATATTTGCAAAAAAATGGGCTATTATATCGCAGTATAATATTTTTTATCTAAATTTGCACACCGTAATGCACGTGCGCATTACATATTTTGGACAAGAACAAGAAGAAAGAATAAAGTATAAAAGATGGCAAAGAAAATTCAATTTAGTCTCATTTATAGAGATATGTGGCAGAGCTCTGGAAAGTTCCAGCCACGCAAAGACCAATTGGTACGCATTGCTCCAGTATTTGTAGAAATGGGCTGTTTTGCCCGCGTAGAGACAAATGGCGGTGCATTCGAACAAGTAAATTTGCTCGCAGGAGAGAATCCAAACGAATCTGTCCGTGCCTATACAAAGATATTGCACGATGCCGGCATACAGACACACATGCTCGACCGCGGTTTGAACGCACTGCGTATGTATCCCGTGCCCGACGATGTCCGCGCTTTGATGTATAAGGTGAAGCACGCACAAGGCGTAGACATTCCTCGTATTTTCGACGGTTTGAACGATATTCGCAACATTGCACCTTCCATTAAATGGGCTAAGGAGGCAGGCATGATACCGCAGGCAGCACTCTGCATAACCACTTCGCCCGTACATACCTTGGAATACTACTGCGAACTCGCCGACAAGGAGATTGAGGCAGGTGCCGAAGAACTTTGTTTGAAGGACATGGCAGGTATCGGACAGCCCGCTTTCCTTGGAAAGCTTACCAAAATGATTAAAGACAAGCACCCAGAAATCATCATCGAATATCATGGTCATTCAGGTCCGGGCTTGTCAATGGCGTCTATGCTCGAGGTAGCAAAGAACGGAGCAGATATACTCGACGTAGCCATCGAGCCACTGTCATGGGGTATGGTGCACCCAGACCTTATCTCAGTGCAAAGTATGTTGAAGAACGCAGGCTTCGATGTGCCCGAAATAAATATGGACGCATACATGAAGGCGCGTGCCATGACACAGGAATTTATCGACGAATGGTTGGGCTACTTCATCAATCCGAAGAACAAAATCAGCAGTTCTCTGCTTCTCGGTTGCGGTCTTCCCGGCGGTATGATGGGTTCTATGATGGCAGACCTCGGCGGTATTCACGCCACTATCAACAACCTTCGCAAGAAGAAAGGCGAAGTAGAGCTTTCTCTGGACGACATGCTGGTGAAGCTGTTCGACGAAGTTGCTTACGTCTGGCCACGTGTAGGCTATCCTCCATTGGTAACACCGTTCTCTCAATACACCAAGAACATTGCCTTGATGAACCTTCTTACCATTGAGCAAGGTAAGGGTCGTTTCGTTATGATGGACGATTCTATGTGGGGTATGATACTCGGAAAGAGTGGTAAGGTGCCCGGCAAGATAGCCGACGAGATTGTTGAACTTGCCAAGCAGAAAGGTCTTGAGTTTACAGATGCCGACCCACACACTTTGTTGCCTAACGCATTGGACGACTTCCGCAAGGAAATGGACGAGAACGGTTGGGACTACGGACAGGACGACGAAGAACTCTTCGAGCTTGCCATGCACCCAGAGCAGTATCGCAACTATAAGAGCGGTCAGGCTAAAAAGAACTTCCTGGCAGACTTGCAGAAGGCTAAAGACGCCAAGTTGGGGGCGAAAGTAAGCATGGAAGAGGCAACAGCGTTCAAGCACGCAAAGGCTGACGCCATCGTTTCTCCCGTTAAGGGACAAGTGTTCTGGGAGTTCCAAGGTGATGGCGAAGCTGCTCCTGCAGTAGAACCGTTCATTGGCAAGGAATACAAAGAAGGCGAGAAGTTCTGCTATATTCTTGCTCCGTGGGGCGAGGTTGTAGAAATTCCTGCTGCATTGGGTGGTAAATTGGTAGAGATAAACGCAAAGCAAGGCTCTAAAGTCAGCAAGGGCGACGTGCTTGCATACATTCAAAGAGACGAAAAGTAAGGACTTTAGTTAAATAAGATAACTACGATTCATTCACGAATTATAAGACTTAAACGCTTTCATGTTCTGTGAATGAATCGTTTTTCTTTTTATACGAGCAGGGAAATAGCATTGTAGACAGGAACGGATACAGGTCTGTTGGAAGCCAAGTTTTCTGCCCTTGTTGTTTTAAGAGTATGGATTTACGCAGTCGGTTAATAAAAAGAATACACGAAGAAGAGGTCAGACTCTTTGCCTCTATGGCTCAATCTTCCTTTGACGACCGTGAATTTGGCGAGTTCTTCCAACTCTTATACGATGAAGAAACAAGAGTTGCAGAGAATGTAGCTTGGATAATGAGCCATTTTAACAAAGCAGGACGGGAACGGCTGAATAGCAGAAAACAACTCATTATGGCAGAAGCAATGCGTACTTCCAATGCTACGAAACTGCGTTTGTTGCTTGCAATTATTTTAAGACAGCCTTTTTCGGAAGAGGAAATAGCAACCCCTTTCCTCGATTTCTGTTTCGATAACATCACAAGTTCTGCTCAACCTATAGCCATAAAGTCGCTTAGCATCTATCTTTCTTTCCAGCAATGCAAGTTCTTCCCCGAGCTTTTGCAAGAGTTGGAAGCGACATTGCATTCCTGCGATGGTATGCCTTTGTCGCCAGGACTGAAGAGTGCACGGACAAAAGTATTGCAGGCAATAGCAAAAACAAGAAAAGACATAGACCGCAATGAATTACCAAGATATCATAGACAAGTATTATCCTGAAGAAAACGAACTCAAGCACATCTTGCTTGTACACAGCAGAAGTGTGGCAGACAAGGCTCTCTCTATTGTAGACCGACACTCCGACCTGCATCTCGACCGACAATTCGTGGAAGAGGCTGCAATGCTGCACGACATAGGCATATTCAAGTGCAATGCTCCGAGCATTCAGTGCTTTGGCGAAGAACCTTATGTGTGCCATGGACGCATAGGTGCTGAACTGTTAAGGCGCGAGGGCTACCTACGCCACGCACGTGTCTGCGAACGCCATACAGGTGCAGGACTTACCAAAAAAGAGATAGTAGAGCAGGGGATACCCTTGCCTCCGCAAGACTTTCTGCCCGAAACGGAAGAAGAAAAGCTG
Proteins encoded in this region:
- a CDS encoding CdaR family protein: MIDRRLHITNLIRYFLSKLINKEFLVFLFFLLLSGLFWLTNVLDDYYEHEFTVGVRLTKIPKNVVLTSEMDSVVRVVVRDKGYVIASYMFYGAFRPLSFDFEACSRSDNSGEISVTDIQRLLSQQMYSSTKVVSVKMNNLTFTYNHGRHKKVPVRFHGVATPAEGYYLARIQVVPESVTVYATKQKLDSIKYVSTEPLTISNFAEPKAQQVRIAKIKNVKPLPNHVKVQLFPDILTEEYVEVPIHAINVPADKTMRIFPGKVKIRFAVGAQRLRTMPINIETRELLPEGFKLIVDYKEVADRRADKCHVYLQAAPNGIRNARPIVNVVDYLIEQK
- the coaE gene encoding dephospho-CoA kinase (Dephospho-CoA kinase (CoaE) performs the final step in coenzyme A biosynthesis.), producing the protein MKVAITGGIGSGKSFVCERLHKFGIAVYDCDEAAKRLIRTSNDIQERLSDLVGAKVFVGGKLQKAVLASFLLHDKANAQAVNDIVHPAVAADFEHSGYDFIESAILFDSGFINRVSIDKVICVTAPIEVRVQRIVYRDQITPAKAQEWINRQLPQSEMLKLSNYEIVNDGQRNLDSQIQAIIDDMAKLSK
- a CDS encoding DUF5606 domain-containing protein codes for the protein MKQTILSIAGKPGLYKLVSHAKMNLIVETIDEKKKRIPTFATDRVTSLSDISMFTEGDDVPLYEVLVKVREKEGGKVSSLDWRKASAEQLQNYFAEILPDYDRDRVHNSDIKKLLQWYDILIKGGISNFEEILKSDNGDGTNESQGDEKKEG
- a CDS encoding serine hydrolase domain-containing protein — its product is MASKTDKVLFGLVMLLLSSCSVFRGLTLDGPSGPDIYEYQKLERDTIFKGDNPFHFPLAASHRCIDRSMHITYKKAGNIGKARIDSLVEQWFGKDGQLLIIHNDSVVYDQWTEPFYPGKNATIFSVSKSLTGLLCGIAVDEGYIKSVDDPVTDYIPGLAKYNATFKKLRIVHLLNMQAGFDFYEDYELTLKGLFKIFKITQLQYGHDFTRLFRHIKFKNQPGEKYEYNSLTTALLSWIIERATGKTYADYMSEKVWKPLGMERDAWITIDSRKHHHTQGFGGIATNVYDLAKIGRLYLNGGTWDGKQIVSKEWIDKSLEKTTENKGYHYCWYHQYHDNDADNSSFYAFGVGHQFIYINQKKNVIIARIGNNYNWMGWEMTFFDSLCDKLF
- a CDS encoding DnaJ domain-containing protein: MALGKWIGGALGWILSGGNVLGAIAGYCIGSLLGDAFNASDEGNGFNGDNGTFRNDYSGTQFNHRPFEEDRNSFLFSMLVLSSYIIKADGRIMHSEMEFVRNFLRNNFGEQAVRQGEDILLKLFEMQKQQGSITFKETIRKSCIEMKFHMNTGQRLQLLDYLIIIAKVDGTVSPEEVSALKEVATYLGLSAQDVDSMLNMKAAPNQQMGLDEAYKVLGISPNATDDEVKAAYRKMALKHHPDRVSTLGEDVRKAAEKKFQELNNAKEQIFKARGL
- a CDS encoding putative transporter, giving the protein MDWLIKLFTTDDSVAHVVLLYSLVISLGVYLGKIKIGGISLGVTFILFVGILAGHVGFTGPTGTLNFLQDFGLILFVFMIGLQVGPGFFESFGKGGLKLNMLACLAILLNIVVMFACYYVFFDTADHKNLPMMVGTMYGAVTNTPGLGAAKEALHSVFPDGMNFDIASGYACAYPLGVIGIIGATLAIRFICKVDIDKENAILTEAEAENPNAKPHIMYLRIENSYIGGRTLQEITDFLNRDVVCTRLMHDGVVSLPSKDTVLHLNDEVLIVCAEADAEAVSAFIGPQIEVDWHEEDQPQQMVSRRIVVTNSSMNGKVLSKLHFRSVYGVNVTRISRQGMDLFASNNYRFQVGDRIMVVGFEENVQRVAELMGNSEKRLNAPNIATIFVGIVVGILFGSLPFAVPGMPVPLKLGLAGGPLIIAILLGRFGHRMRLVTYTTTSANMMLREIGLALFLASVGIKAGAGFWDTVVQGDGLKYVYTGFLITIIPILIVGTLARMKYKLNYFIIMGAISGAYTDPPALAYANSVCAVEAPALGYSTVYPLSMFLRILAAQLIILFCCGA
- a CDS encoding biotin/lipoyl-binding protein gives rise to the protein MAKKIQFSLIYRDMWQSSGKFQPRKDQLVRIAPVFVEMGCFARVETNGGAFEQVNLLAGENPNESVRAYTKILHDAGIQTHMLDRGLNALRMYPVPDDVRALMYKVKHAQGVDIPRIFDGLNDIRNIAPSIKWAKEAGMIPQAALCITTSPVHTLEYYCELADKEIEAGAEELCLKDMAGIGQPAFLGKLTKMIKDKHPEIIIEYHGHSGPGLSMASMLEVAKNGADILDVAIEPLSWGMVHPDLISVQSMLKNAGFDVPEINMDAYMKARAMTQEFIDEWLGYFINPKNKISSSLLLGCGLPGGMMGSMMADLGGIHATINNLRKKKGEVELSLDDMLVKLFDEVAYVWPRVGYPPLVTPFSQYTKNIALMNLLTIEQGKGRFVMMDDSMWGMILGKSGKVPGKIADEIVELAKQKGLEFTDADPHTLLPNALDDFRKEMDENGWDYGQDDEELFELAMHPEQYRNYKSGQAKKNFLADLQKAKDAKLGAKVSMEEATAFKHAKADAIVSPVKGQVFWEFQGDGEAAPAVEPFIGKEYKEGEKFCYILAPWGEVVEIPAALGGKLVEINAKQGSKVSKGDVLAYIQRDEK
- a CDS encoding HD domain-containing protein is translated as MNYQDIIDKYYPEENELKHILLVHSRSVADKALSIVDRHSDLHLDRQFVEEAAMLHDIGIFKCNAPSIQCFGEEPYVCHGRIGAELLRREGYLRHARVCERHTGAGLTKKEIVEQGIPLPPQDFLPETEEEKLICYADKFFSKTHLDVEKTFEQAVKSLEKFGSDGVERFTAWHHCFES